From the Senegalimassilia faecalis genome, one window contains:
- the coaBC gene encoding bifunctional phosphopantothenoylcysteine decarboxylase/phosphopantothenate--cysteine ligase CoaBC, giving the protein MTNVDAQPQKTVLVGVTGGIGAYKSCEIVRGFQKAGLRVKVCMTEHATHFVDPVTFRALTHEKVAIDLFDDPTDPIHHISLAEECDAFVIAPATANVIAKIANGIADDLLTTTALACTAPMVIAPAMNVHMYEAAATRYNIGKLVIRGVHFVEADEGYLACGDVGRGRLADPDVIVAKTLEVLGVKRDLSGKHVLITAGPTVEPIDPVRYISNHSSGKTGYAIAKAAALRGAKVTLVSGPVSLPKPEGVDVVRVKTAVQMLEACEAAFETADISLFAAAVADMRPEHVADCKLKKGQADADLGTIKLVENPDILKTLASRKGPHQVVVGFAAETNDVIANAQKKLEKKKADVIVANRVGEGLAFGTDDNTVFFVDHEEVEELPTMSKSRLADVILDRALEYV; this is encoded by the coding sequence ATGACAAACGTTGACGCTCAACCTCAAAAGACCGTGCTCGTTGGGGTGACCGGCGGCATCGGCGCATACAAGTCGTGCGAGATCGTGCGCGGCTTCCAGAAAGCAGGGCTTCGCGTGAAGGTGTGCATGACCGAGCACGCGACGCACTTCGTCGATCCGGTGACGTTCCGCGCGCTCACGCACGAGAAAGTGGCCATCGATCTGTTCGACGACCCCACCGACCCCATCCACCATATCTCGCTGGCCGAGGAGTGCGACGCGTTCGTCATCGCGCCCGCGACGGCCAACGTCATCGCGAAGATCGCCAACGGCATCGCCGACGACTTGCTTACCACCACGGCGCTTGCCTGCACGGCGCCTATGGTCATCGCGCCGGCCATGAACGTGCACATGTACGAGGCGGCCGCCACGCGCTACAACATCGGCAAGCTGGTCATCCGCGGCGTGCATTTCGTGGAAGCCGACGAGGGCTACCTGGCCTGCGGCGACGTGGGTCGCGGCCGCTTGGCCGACCCCGACGTCATCGTGGCGAAAACGCTTGAAGTGCTTGGCGTGAAGCGCGACCTTTCCGGCAAGCACGTGCTTATCACGGCGGGCCCCACGGTGGAGCCTATCGACCCGGTGCGCTACATCTCCAACCACTCCAGCGGCAAAACCGGCTACGCCATCGCGAAGGCGGCGGCGCTGCGCGGCGCGAAGGTCACGCTGGTGTCCGGTCCTGTTTCGCTGCCGAAGCCCGAGGGCGTTGACGTGGTGCGCGTGAAAACGGCCGTGCAGATGCTTGAAGCCTGCGAAGCGGCGTTCGAGACGGCCGACATCTCGCTGTTCGCCGCCGCCGTGGCCGACATGCGCCCCGAGCACGTGGCCGATTGCAAGCTGAAGAAGGGCCAGGCCGACGCAGACCTGGGCACCATCAAGCTGGTGGAAAACCCCGACATCCTGAAAACGTTGGCAAGCCGCAAGGGCCCGCACCAGGTGGTTGTCGGGTTCGCCGCTGAAACGAACGACGTCATCGCCAACGCGCAGAAGAAGCTTGAGAAGAAGAAGGCCGACGTGATCGTGGCGAACCGCGTGGGCGAGGGCCTTGCGTTCGGCACTGACGACAACACCGTGTTCTTCGTGGACCACGAAGAGGTGGAAGAGCTTCCCACCATGTCGAAGAGCCGTTTGGCCGACGTAATCTTGGACCGCGCGCTCGAATACGTGTAG
- the hemH gene encoding ferrochelatase translates to MTNMTPPTGVLIANTGSPASPAPRDVRAYLGRFLMDPRIRPMNKTCWWLILHLCILPKRGRVSGAKYGKIWTAQGSPFDVEHAKLRELLEDELRATGANVHVAVGQSYGFPTIPDAVDKLRRAGCARLVVLPLYPQSAYSTTYSVSDSVNAALAAANWDVPCTLVKHYGKDPVYLDAVAQAVRDAGFGQREGDRLLFNYHSIPLVDIEAGDTYEVQTGATALGVAGRLGIERKQWTVGYNCQFDKGREWLQPFTRNILERWAHASSGRVFMVCPNFAVDCLETLYDIDYELRPHYCQQLADAGKVLAGNELVYVPCLNGTRAHAQALAHVLASYTDGKE, encoded by the coding sequence ATGACGAACATGACGCCGCCAACAGGCGTGCTTATCGCAAATACCGGCTCGCCCGCAAGCCCCGCCCCGCGCGACGTACGCGCGTATCTGGGCCGTTTCCTGATGGACCCGCGTATCCGCCCCATGAACAAGACGTGCTGGTGGCTGATTCTACACCTGTGCATTTTGCCGAAGCGCGGGCGTGTTTCCGGCGCGAAGTACGGCAAGATTTGGACGGCGCAAGGCTCGCCGTTCGATGTGGAGCACGCCAAGCTGCGCGAACTGCTGGAAGACGAGCTGCGTGCCACGGGCGCGAACGTACACGTTGCCGTGGGGCAAAGCTACGGGTTTCCCACCATTCCCGATGCCGTGGACAAGCTCAGGCGCGCCGGGTGTGCGCGCCTGGTGGTGCTGCCGTTGTACCCGCAAAGCGCTTACAGCACCACGTACAGCGTCAGCGACAGCGTGAACGCCGCGCTTGCAGCGGCGAACTGGGACGTCCCCTGCACGCTTGTGAAGCACTACGGCAAAGACCCGGTTTACCTGGACGCCGTCGCGCAGGCAGTGCGCGATGCGGGCTTCGGGCAGCGTGAAGGCGATCGGTTGCTGTTCAACTACCACTCTATCCCGCTGGTGGACATCGAGGCGGGGGACACCTATGAGGTGCAAACGGGCGCCACGGCGCTTGGCGTGGCGGGCCGGCTAGGCATCGAGCGCAAACAGTGGACGGTCGGCTACAACTGCCAGTTCGACAAAGGCCGCGAGTGGCTGCAACCCTTCACGCGAAACATCCTTGAGCGGTGGGCGCACGCATCTTCGGGGCGCGTGTTCATGGTTTGCCCAAATTTCGCTGTCGATTGCCTGGAAACGCTTTATGATATCGATTACGAACTGCGTCCGCATTATTGCCAGCAGCTGGCAGATGCGGGTAAAGTGCTTGCGGGCAACGAGCTGGTGTACGTGCCGTGCTTGAACGGAACGCGCGCGCACGCCCAGGCGCTTGCCCACGTGCTTGCTTCGTATACAGACGGGAAGGAATAG
- a CDS encoding NADH-quinone oxidoreductase subunit H produces the protein MFLIPIIVGTIAFAVLAPIVGCLLAGLDRKLSARMQGRVGPPILQPYYDVRKLLEKDRAAVNSVEGTYITCALAFAVLAGGIFFGGGNLLLSVFVLTLSSLFFILAAYCTRSPYSEVGAAREALQIMAEEPMSLFIAVAFFLATGSFDSAAAFTLDAPAITVAWLAFLGFLFILTIKMRKSPFDLSYSHHAHQELVKGVTTEMSGRTLAKVEVMHWCENVLALGWIGLFFVWGNPISIVVAIVAAALAFFLEILIDNNFARVKWQLMLKSAWAVALVAGGINMAVLVYL, from the coding sequence ATGTTTCTGATTCCGATCATCGTGGGCACCATCGCCTTCGCCGTGCTCGCACCCATCGTCGGCTGCCTGCTGGCCGGCCTTGACCGAAAGCTGTCCGCTCGCATGCAAGGCCGCGTGGGCCCGCCGATCCTGCAGCCGTACTACGACGTGCGCAAGCTGCTTGAAAAGGACCGCGCCGCCGTCAACAGCGTCGAGGGCACCTACATCACGTGCGCGCTGGCGTTCGCCGTGCTGGCCGGCGGCATCTTCTTCGGTGGCGGCAACCTGCTTCTGTCCGTGTTCGTGCTGACGCTTTCCAGCCTGTTCTTCATCCTGGCGGCGTACTGCACGCGCAGCCCGTACTCCGAGGTGGGCGCTGCCCGCGAGGCGCTGCAGATCATGGCCGAAGAGCCTATGAGCTTGTTCATCGCCGTGGCGTTTTTCCTGGCCACGGGGTCGTTTGACAGCGCGGCGGCCTTCACGCTGGACGCTCCGGCCATCACAGTGGCATGGCTGGCGTTTCTGGGCTTTTTGTTCATCCTCACCATCAAGATGCGCAAAAGCCCGTTCGACCTCAGCTATTCGCACCACGCGCACCAAGAGCTCGTCAAAGGCGTTACCACGGAGATGTCCGGGCGCACGCTGGCGAAGGTGGAGGTCATGCACTGGTGCGAGAACGTGCTGGCGCTTGGCTGGATCGGCCTGTTCTTCGTGTGGGGCAACCCCATCTCCATCGTGGTGGCCATCGTCGCAGCGGCGCTGGCGTTTTTCCTGGAGATTCTCATCGACAACAACTTCGCCCGCGTCAAGTGGCAGCTGATGCTGAAAAGCGCGTGGGCGGTGGCACTGGTGGCCGGCGGCATCAACATGGCCGTGCTGGTCTATCTGTAA
- a CDS encoding NADH-quinone oxidoreductase subunit 5 family protein, giving the protein MALIGFLILFPLLVAGVLLVARNETARRVIVCAAAVVIGVGSIWLVMANLGTPWLQIEFSSGAVDAVCTVVGVVIAGVVFDFGVKYKNALACILAVVQVVGSLVFELVFAHGIEVQYGLYVDSLSLLMAFIIGVVGSGICVYALGYMEDFQAHEPAGAKDRRPTFFALMFLFLSAMYVIVFSNNLLWLFTGWEITTVCSFLLIGYTRTEEAIRNAFRQIVMNLAGGIGFLVGLYAIAVQFGTLSMLEFLQLGSAFPVLAALPATALAFAGITKAAQMPFHTWLLGAMVAPTPTSALLHSSTMVKAGVFLLVKLAPIFVVCPVPAVMTILVGGLTFMLCSFMAISQSNAKRVLAYSTIANLGLIVACAGVGTPEGIWAAAFLVLFHAVAKSLLFLCVGTAEHHIGSRNIEDMDLLFERMPRLARFMMAGIMVMFVAPFGMLIAKWGTLVTFADTGNVALIIILGFGSAATFLFWVKWLGKLSGIAAHPLNVETTVHRSEWIALMLMAVLCLLCCAGLPVISWFVVDPYIISVYGTYQQAVSDANLWVGAILSVVVFVVLFAGLGAKQVKQAPVYLSGISANNANRTFTNSLSGETMATARNWYLEGIFGEAKITPVATGACTLIIVVAFAAALVCSCGII; this is encoded by the coding sequence GTGGCACTGATCGGGTTCCTTATCCTGTTCCCGTTGCTTGTCGCCGGCGTGCTTTTGGTGGCGCGCAACGAAACGGCGCGGCGCGTGATCGTGTGCGCGGCGGCTGTCGTCATCGGCGTCGGCTCCATTTGGCTGGTTATGGCCAACCTGGGAACGCCGTGGCTGCAGATCGAATTCTCTTCTGGAGCGGTCGATGCGGTATGCACCGTCGTAGGCGTGGTGATTGCCGGTGTGGTCTTTGACTTCGGCGTGAAGTACAAAAACGCGCTCGCATGCATCCTCGCCGTGGTGCAGGTGGTAGGTTCGCTCGTGTTCGAGCTGGTGTTCGCTCACGGCATCGAGGTGCAGTACGGCCTGTACGTCGACAGCCTCTCGCTGCTCATGGCGTTCATCATCGGCGTGGTTGGCAGCGGCATCTGCGTGTACGCGCTCGGCTACATGGAAGACTTCCAGGCGCACGAGCCCGCCGGCGCAAAGGATCGCCGCCCGACGTTCTTCGCGCTTATGTTCCTGTTCCTTTCCGCTATGTACGTCATCGTGTTCTCGAACAACCTGCTGTGGCTGTTCACCGGCTGGGAAATCACCACGGTGTGCTCGTTTTTGCTTATCGGCTACACGCGCACCGAGGAGGCCATCCGCAACGCGTTCCGCCAAATCGTCATGAACCTGGCCGGCGGCATCGGCTTTTTGGTGGGCCTGTACGCCATCGCCGTGCAGTTCGGCACGCTGTCCATGCTGGAGTTTTTGCAGCTGGGCTCGGCATTCCCCGTGCTTGCGGCGCTGCCGGCAACGGCGCTTGCGTTCGCGGGCATCACGAAGGCCGCGCAGATGCCGTTCCACACGTGGCTGCTCGGCGCCATGGTGGCACCTACTCCTACCTCCGCGCTGCTGCACTCTTCCACCATGGTGAAGGCCGGCGTGTTTTTGCTTGTCAAGCTGGCGCCCATCTTCGTGGTGTGCCCGGTTCCCGCGGTCATGACCATCCTGGTGGGCGGCTTGACGTTCATGCTGTGCAGCTTTATGGCCATCTCTCAGTCTAACGCCAAGCGCGTGCTGGCGTACTCCACCATCGCCAACCTGGGCCTGATCGTTGCCTGCGCCGGCGTTGGCACGCCCGAGGGCATCTGGGCGGCGGCGTTCCTGGTGCTGTTCCATGCCGTGGCGAAAAGCCTGCTGTTTTTGTGCGTGGGCACGGCCGAGCATCACATCGGCAGCCGCAACATCGAGGACATGGACCTGCTGTTCGAGCGCATGCCGCGCCTGGCCCGCTTCATGATGGCCGGCATCATGGTCATGTTCGTGGCGCCGTTCGGCATGCTCATCGCGAAGTGGGGCACGCTCGTCACGTTCGCCGACACCGGCAACGTCGCGCTCATCATCATCCTGGGCTTCGGCTCGGCCGCAACGTTTTTGTTCTGGGTTAAGTGGCTCGGCAAGCTTTCGGGCATTGCGGCGCATCCGCTGAACGTCGAGACCACCGTGCACCGCAGCGAGTGGATTGCGCTCATGCTCATGGCCGTGCTGTGCCTGCTGTGCTGCGCAGGGCTTCCTGTCATCAGCTGGTTCGTGGTCGATCCCTACATCATCAGCGTGTACGGTACGTATCAGCAAGCCGTCAGCGATGCGAACCTGTGGGTCGGCGCCATCCTGTCGGTGGTGGTGTTCGTCGTCCTGTTCGCCGGCCTGGGCGCCAAGCAGGTCAAGCAGGCGCCTGTATACCTGTCGGGCATCAGCGCGAACAACGCGAATCGCACGTTCACGAACTCGCTTTCGGGCGAAACCATGGCAACGGCGCGCAACTGGTACCTTGAGGGCATCTTCGGCGAAGCGAAGATCACGCCCGTGGCCACCGGTGCTTGCACGCTCATCATCGTCGTCGCGTTCGCAGCAGCGCTCGTGTGCTCCTGCGGCATCATCTAG
- a CDS encoding substrate-binding periplasmic protein: MRKRRLIAITAIVFALALLVGCAQSGESSQTTDGLQPITVGADVYPPYSSNDENGVPSGIDVDIATEAFRRIGYKPEFTYIPWEKKTERLAAGDIDCIMSCFSMTGREDDYRWAGPYLASRQVIAVDPQSSIYSLSDLAGKTIAVQATTKPESIISNGTNADMPEVGKMFSFSDRSYLVPALSKGYVDAIAAHETSLLQYEKDFGVDLRVLDESLLDVGLGCAFDLNDERGIAEALQGAFDDMLADGTMESILKRYFDDPSPFLNVEGLHE, encoded by the coding sequence ATGAGAAAACGCCGACTGATAGCCATAACGGCAATCGTGTTCGCGCTTGCGCTGCTTGTCGGCTGCGCTCAATCTGGCGAATCGTCGCAAACAACCGATGGTTTGCAGCCCATCACCGTGGGCGCCGACGTGTACCCTCCTTATTCCTCGAACGACGAAAACGGCGTGCCTTCGGGCATCGACGTCGACATTGCCACCGAGGCGTTCCGCCGCATCGGCTACAAGCCCGAATTCACCTATATCCCCTGGGAGAAGAAGACCGAACGTTTGGCCGCCGGCGACATCGATTGCATCATGAGCTGCTTTAGCATGACGGGCCGCGAAGACGACTATCGCTGGGCGGGCCCGTACCTGGCAAGCCGCCAGGTCATTGCAGTTGACCCGCAAAGCAGCATCTATTCGCTTTCCGACTTGGCGGGCAAAACCATTGCCGTGCAGGCCACCACGAAGCCCGAAAGCATCATCTCGAACGGCACGAACGCTGACATGCCCGAGGTGGGCAAGATGTTCAGCTTCTCCGACCGCTCGTACCTGGTGCCCGCGCTGTCGAAGGGCTATGTGGACGCCATTGCCGCCCATGAGACCTCCTTGTTGCAATACGAGAAAGATTTTGGCGTTGACCTGCGCGTTCTTGACGAATCGCTGCTTGACGTGGGATTGGGCTGCGCATTTGACCTTAACGACGAGCGCGGCATCGCCGAGGCGTTGCAAGGCGCGTTTGACGACATGCTGGCCGACGGCACCATGGAGTCCATCCTCAAGCGCTATTTCGACGACCCCAGCCCGTTTCTGAACGTGGAGGGCCTGCATGAGTAA
- a CDS encoding RluA family pseudouridine synthase, translating into MGMLKSYIVKPEDAGQRIDAVLAGHGLYPSRSAAARAVESGAVFVNGATVAKKHALAAGDTVVYELEEPPAAGPVRAQNIPLDVRYEDDDMLVISKQAGLVCHPSIDHADGTLVNALVHHCGADHLCNVQGEDDRPGIVHRLDRDTTGLMLAAKNDATGLALMADIHDRAVDRRYLALVHGVIPHDTGMVDAPIARAVNERTRMAVRECPSARDALTTFRVLERFEHGPRDNGYTLIDCKLFTGRTHQIRVHMQYTRHPLVGDPVYNAGGPKDADANFDLDRQFLHSFQVRFTQPMTGQELFFADNLTDDLQAVLDALAPRSMGRTQAGDEVAALLAEAPHPSAPVHRLEDVSAC; encoded by the coding sequence ATGGGCATGTTGAAAAGCTATATTGTTAAACCTGAAGACGCAGGTCAGCGCATCGACGCGGTACTGGCTGGGCATGGTTTGTACCCCAGCCGCTCCGCTGCGGCGCGCGCCGTGGAATCGGGCGCGGTGTTCGTCAACGGCGCCACGGTGGCCAAAAAACACGCATTGGCGGCTGGCGACACGGTGGTGTACGAGCTTGAAGAGCCGCCGGCGGCCGGCCCGGTGCGCGCGCAGAACATTCCGCTTGACGTGCGCTACGAAGACGACGATATGCTGGTCATCTCGAAACAGGCGGGGCTGGTGTGCCATCCGTCCATCGACCACGCCGACGGCACGCTGGTGAACGCTCTTGTACATCATTGCGGGGCCGATCACCTGTGCAACGTGCAGGGCGAAGACGATCGCCCGGGCATCGTGCACCGTCTTGACCGCGACACCACCGGCCTTATGCTTGCCGCGAAAAACGACGCCACGGGCTTGGCGCTCATGGCCGACATCCACGACCGCGCCGTCGACCGCCGCTATTTGGCGCTCGTGCACGGCGTCATCCCGCACGACACGGGCATGGTCGACGCGCCCATCGCCCGCGCGGTGAACGAGCGCACGCGCATGGCCGTGCGCGAATGCCCCTCGGCGCGCGACGCCTTAACCACGTTTCGGGTGCTCGAGCGCTTCGAGCATGGGCCGCGCGACAACGGCTACACGCTTATCGACTGCAAGCTGTTCACCGGCCGCACGCACCAGATTCGCGTGCACATGCAGTACACGCGCCACCCGCTGGTGGGCGACCCGGTGTACAACGCCGGCGGTCCGAAGGATGCCGACGCGAACTTCGACCTTGACCGGCAGTTCCTGCACTCGTTCCAGGTGCGCTTCACCCAGCCCATGACGGGCCAGGAACTGTTCTTCGCCGACAACCTCACCGACGATCTGCAAGCCGTGCTCGATGCGCTGGCGCCGCGCAGCATGGGTCGCACGCAGGCGGGCGACGAGGTGGCGGCGCTTCTGGCGGAAGCTCCGCATCCCAGTGCGCCGGTACACCGTCTGGAGGATGTTTCGGCATGTTAG
- a CDS encoding NADH-quinone oxidoreductase subunit B family protein has translation MAYFAKSPWVIHYDASSCNGCDIEVLAALCPGFDAERFGVVNTGNPKHADIFLVTGSVNERNISVVKEIYDQMLEPKVVVACGICACSGGIFHDCYNVIGGVDQAIPVDVYAPGCAVRPEAIIDAVVEAVGILEEKRAAMNEQRKGA, from the coding sequence ATGGCTTATTTCGCGAAATCGCCGTGGGTCATCCACTACGATGCGTCAAGCTGCAACGGCTGCGACATCGAGGTGCTTGCGGCGCTGTGCCCAGGTTTCGACGCTGAGCGCTTCGGCGTCGTGAACACCGGCAATCCCAAGCATGCCGATATCTTCTTGGTCACCGGCAGCGTCAACGAGCGCAACATCTCGGTCGTGAAGGAAATCTACGACCAGATGCTCGAGCCGAAAGTGGTGGTGGCGTGCGGCATCTGCGCATGCTCCGGTGGCATCTTCCACGACTGCTACAACGTCATCGGCGGCGTTGACCAGGCCATTCCCGTTGACGTATACGCCCCGGGCTGTGCGGTGCGTCCCGAGGCCATCATCGATGCCGTCGTCGAGGCGGTCGGCATCCTCGAAGAGAAGCGCGCCGCAATGAACGAACAGCGAAAGGGGGCGTAA
- a CDS encoding hybrid sensor histidine kinase/response regulator: MSNGNWLSSRFWAVIIAIGVVMGVVAGFAAFNVTFSQVADRMAGVVEFTKNQSLTYDSFNDASTTKSLLRSIESAGQLARDVSQDGGATDAESLQRYAGELSLTAALVLTPEGDLVGSYSSDEVGYAQVESELRETSALDVARYPLKTYATRIELEDGSHVDVGCSSRLDAPGVVVSLYRTKPAFGNRYSLTLQSMVEGYSTQNNGCIVVENDGNYIAANTMTLAQLQSEGIGDFDKGVISAIKERCTLGKASVINAESTWFIASFDKCRDYYVYTYTPLRNNLGGVALSVALALALYAVFVFLVVLLRRQSEHAHLHELVAQEHEYSERLVEAAREAQSANTAKTEFLQRMSHDIRTPINGIRGMVEMGNVFDGDVAKQRECRQKIWMASGILLDLVSEVLDMSKLESGEVELELRSTNLVALNDEVCEMLERQAGELHVTIIKEQDRIEHPCVMASQTHLKRVIMNIASNAVKYNKPGGTVRLSCEELHAEGATAMYRITVADTGIGMSKDFQQHLFEPFSREVQKLEAQPSGTGLGTVIAKQLTELMGGTITFDSELDVGTTCVITLPLVIDFDAQQRNEELDKQGDVTLAGMSILLVEDNELNREIAEFVLDQAGAHVTTAFDGREAVDAFAAAAPGTFDLVLMDIMMPNVNGYEATRAIRAMNRTDAKCVPIVAMSANAFADDVAYSRESGMNDHLAKPIDADKLVRALARYRKDA, translated from the coding sequence ATGAGTAACGGAAACTGGCTTTCAAGCAGGTTCTGGGCCGTTATCATCGCCATCGGCGTGGTAATGGGCGTGGTGGCGGGTTTCGCCGCCTTCAACGTCACATTCTCGCAGGTGGCAGACCGCATGGCAGGCGTGGTCGAGTTCACGAAAAACCAAAGCCTGACATACGACTCGTTCAACGACGCGTCGACCACGAAAAGCCTTCTGCGCTCCATCGAGTCGGCCGGTCAGCTTGCGCGCGACGTCAGCCAAGACGGCGGTGCCACAGATGCCGAAAGCCTGCAGCGCTATGCCGGCGAGCTCAGCTTGACGGCCGCGCTTGTGCTGACGCCCGAAGGCGACCTCGTGGGTTCCTACTCTTCCGATGAGGTGGGGTATGCGCAGGTGGAATCGGAGCTGCGCGAAACGTCCGCCCTTGACGTGGCGCGCTATCCGCTGAAAACGTACGCCACGCGCATCGAGCTTGAAGACGGGTCGCACGTTGACGTCGGCTGCTCGAGCCGCCTTGACGCGCCGGGCGTCGTCGTGTCGCTGTACCGCACGAAGCCCGCGTTCGGGAACCGCTATTCCTTGACGCTGCAAAGCATGGTCGAAGGCTACAGCACGCAAAACAATGGCTGCATCGTTGTGGAAAACGACGGCAACTACATTGCGGCGAACACGATGACGTTGGCGCAGCTGCAGTCCGAGGGCATCGGCGATTTCGACAAAGGCGTCATTTCCGCCATCAAGGAACGCTGCACGCTGGGCAAGGCGTCGGTCATCAACGCCGAGTCCACGTGGTTCATCGCATCGTTCGACAAATGTCGCGATTACTACGTGTATACCTACACGCCGCTGCGCAACAACCTTGGCGGCGTGGCCTTAAGCGTGGCGCTTGCGTTGGCGCTGTACGCGGTGTTCGTTTTTTTGGTGGTGCTGTTGCGCAGGCAGTCCGAGCACGCGCATCTGCACGAGCTGGTCGCGCAGGAGCACGAATACAGCGAACGACTGGTCGAAGCGGCGCGCGAGGCGCAAAGCGCGAACACGGCGAAAACCGAGTTTCTGCAACGCATGAGCCACGATATCCGCACGCCCATCAACGGCATCCGCGGCATGGTGGAAATGGGCAACGTGTTCGATGGCGACGTTGCCAAGCAGCGCGAGTGCCGCCAGAAGATCTGGATGGCGTCGGGCATTCTGCTTGACCTGGTCAGCGAAGTGCTTGACATGAGCAAGCTTGAAAGCGGGGAAGTGGAGCTTGAGTTGCGCTCCACGAACCTGGTGGCGCTCAACGACGAGGTGTGCGAGATGCTTGAGCGCCAGGCCGGCGAGTTGCACGTCACCATCATCAAAGAGCAGGACCGCATCGAGCATCCGTGTGTCATGGCAAGCCAGACTCACTTGAAGCGCGTCATCATGAACATTGCGAGCAACGCGGTGAAGTACAACAAGCCCGGCGGCACCGTGCGCCTATCGTGCGAAGAGCTGCATGCGGAAGGCGCCACGGCCATGTACCGCATCACGGTGGCCGACACCGGCATTGGCATGAGCAAAGATTTCCAGCAGCACCTGTTCGAGCCGTTCAGCCGCGAGGTGCAAAAGCTTGAGGCGCAGCCTTCGGGCACGGGCCTGGGCACGGTCATCGCCAAGCAGCTGACGGAGCTGATGGGCGGCACCATCACGTTCGATAGCGAACTTGACGTGGGCACTACGTGCGTCATCACGCTGCCGTTGGTCATCGACTTCGACGCACAGCAGCGCAACGAAGAGCTGGACAAGCAAGGCGACGTCACGCTTGCGGGCATGTCCATCTTGCTGGTAGAGGACAACGAACTGAACCGCGAGATCGCGGAGTTCGTGCTTGACCAAGCCGGCGCGCACGTTACCACTGCGTTCGATGGGCGCGAGGCCGTGGATGCGTTCGCCGCCGCCGCACCGGGCACGTTCGATCTGGTGCTCATGGACATCATGATGCCGAACGTGAACGGCTACGAGGCCACGCGCGCCATCCGCGCCATGAACCGCACCGACGCGAAGTGCGTGCCCATCGTGGCCATGAGCGCCAACGCTTTTGCCGATGACGTGGCCTATTCGCGCGAGTCGGGCATGAACGACCACCTTGCCAAGCCCATCGACGCCGACAAGCTGGTGCGCGCGCTGGCGCGCTACCGCAAAGACGCGTAA
- the lspA gene encoding signal peptidase II — protein MSQQVNENIAASKRAGATGAGPAPLGSKNAGERLGVFAAIAVAWVVLDQVVKAALNTACSGTVLSGPIAGLFRLLLVHNTGGAWSMFAGATVALGVFSLVMCACLTAFLVVQRKVVSWPEVVGLALVVGGGIGNAIDRFVLGYVVDFIDLAFMNFPVFNIADIGVTCGLVLFLVAWLVRERKAGATAGEER, from the coding sequence TTGTCCCAGCAAGTGAATGAAAACATTGCTGCAAGCAAAAGGGCCGGTGCCACAGGCGCCGGCCCTGCGCCGCTTGGCAGCAAAAACGCCGGCGAACGTCTTGGCGTCTTCGCCGCCATCGCGGTGGCGTGGGTGGTGCTCGACCAGGTGGTGAAGGCGGCGCTGAACACGGCGTGTTCCGGCACGGTGCTTTCCGGGCCCATTGCGGGGTTGTTCCGCCTGCTGCTGGTGCACAACACGGGCGGCGCGTGGAGCATGTTCGCGGGCGCCACGGTGGCGCTCGGGGTGTTCTCGCTGGTCATGTGCGCGTGCTTGACGGCGTTTCTGGTGGTGCAGCGCAAGGTTGTCAGCTGGCCTGAAGTGGTGGGCTTGGCGTTGGTGGTCGGCGGCGGCATCGGCAACGCCATCGACCGCTTCGTGCTTGGCTACGTGGTGGACTTCATCGACCTCGCGTTCATGAACTTCCCCGTGTTCAATATCGCCGACATCGGCGTGACGTGCGGCCTGGTGCTGTTTTTGGTTGCCTGGCTGGTGCGCGAGCGCAAAGCAGGGGCGACGGCAGGGGAGGAGCGCTAG